GTTAAATGTACCGGTTCTTTTACGCCTAGCTGAACAATGCGATATCGAAGTACGCTTCTTATACCGCGATGAAAATTTAGAATTAATGGATCAGTATTTAACGAATGGAACATCCAGATCCATCCCAATCTTCATCTTTATGAAGAAGGACGGGGAAGAGGTAGTCGCATGGGGACCACGTGCAGAAGCCGTTCAACAAATCGTTCACGAAAATCGATCCGGTCTACCTCCTAAAGATCACCCTAAATTCGAAGAGAAACAAAAACAGGTCATTCAATCATTACAAAAAATGTATTTGGAAGATAAGAACCTTTGGAAAGAAGTATACCAAAGTATGAAGTCAGCCATTGCTGAAAAGATTTATCATGGGTAATGCCTACATATTTCTATGAAAAAGAAGTAATCCCCACATCCTTCATCAAATGGATATGGGGATTACTTTTTTTGCTCAAATAGAATTTGGGAGACGATCCGCAAATTAATTTTTATAAGTATTTACGATTCCAATCGTTGAGGAAATTCGATATTCATTATTTAGTGGCTCTGTGAGTTTGATTTTATAATTTCTAGGAAGTTGAATGGTGTCAACGAGTTTCTCGTCTTTCATGAAAATAAATAAATTAATATCATCTCGGAATTGAATCCCGATGTCCTTCACTCTAACCCAATCAAATGTCAATATTTTCTTTTGGTCTTCTTCTTTAGTATAAGGTGGAAAAAGATATACGTTATCAAACTCTATGTTTAAGTCTTTTTTGAAATCTATATAGACAGTTTGGTTAGCTGATTTTTTTTCTATTAAGGAAATAAGTTGCGCCTCTACATCTCCTTCTATCGCTTGATCTTTATTTGATCCAATGAGCAATAGAAAAAATAACATGGCAATAGTGACAGGGAGGATTGCCCATTTTTTTGCAGAGTCATCGTGTGCTGCCTCCTTTCCTGTTATAAGGGTGAGCATACAGTTCGCACAGATTTAAAGCTGATTTATTATATAATAGATTCCACAGAAACATCATCTAACTGATCCTATGGGGCGTTAATCTCATGTGCTATCAATAGAAAAAACGTTTATCGGTGTCCCGATTGTTTTTTTACATCTAATTTTTCATCTCAATTATACTATACGCACCATATTACCATGAAAATGCAAGAAAGTATAAGATTTTGTGAGAAATAGGGATAATAGAACTTGATTTCAACCATTTTTTTGTAGTATAAATTCTTTTTTTACTTTGGCTAAATATTTCTCATTACTCAATTATTTCCATTATAAAAGGGTGTTCAACATGGATTCAGTATACCAATACTTACAACTGTTAAAACTTGAGAAAGAAATACCAAGTTTAAACTATTTACAAAGAATATTGCAACATCATTTACTCCGTATTCCCTATGAGACATTCAGTAAATTTCATTACTTTGAGCATCTATCAAAAGGGGTTCCTTCGTTTGATTCATTTGTTTCAAATTTTGCTCAAAAGGGCTGGGGAGGGACTTGCTTTACATTAAATATTAGCTTTGCCCGACTACTAAGATTTCTTGGTTTTGTATGTCATTATATTCGCGTTCATCCTGGGCATTTGGCTTTAATGGTGGTGATAGAGGGTCGCCAATATTACGTTGATGTTGGCTATGGATCTCCCATCATGAAACCGGTAGAATTAGCACATAAACCGAAGCATGTGTTGCATGGCTTTGGAGAAGAAATCATTTTTACTCATAAAAAAGATTATATTTTCATCATAGATCGCCGAAGTAATGGGAAATCGTTCGTAAAGAAAGAAATCGAATGGATTCCGTTAGATGAAGAAGGATTAAAAAAGGATATTCAGGCGTCTTATAAGGATGAGGATGAAAATATTACGATGAGAAGGATGACGGCTGTACGTTTTCAAGGGAATTCTTGCTATTATTTGCGTAATAATGTGCTGAAAGTAATGACTTATAGAAATATTCGAGAATATCATATGCGGTATCAAAATCAATGGTTGAGAATGGTAAATGATGTTTTTCAAATTGACCAAGCTTCTCTTGAAAACTCCATACATTTTTTAGAAGATCGAGGGGTTTTTCTATTCGAAGATGTTTAAAATGCCATAGAGGGTATAAAAGGTTTTAAATTGATAAATCAGTTTTTTTGAGCTATTATGTAAAAAGGTGGAACGACTATGAATTATTTACTTTTAAATAAAGATTAGGATGAGAAAAATGAAGAGAGCACGCATAATATATAATCCTACATCAGGAAGGGAATTATTTAAGAAGCATCTCCCAGATGTACTTCAAAAGTTAGAGAAAGCTGGTTATGAAACATCTGCTCATGCTACGACAGCTGAAGGAGATGCGACGGAAGCGGCGCGCATCGCGGTTGAACGGAAATATGATATTGTCGTCGCTGCAGGTGGTGATGGCACGTTAAATGAAGTTGTGAATGGATTGGCTGAGCAAGATTATCGTCCGAAGTTAGGAGTTATTCCAATGGGAACGACGAATGATTTTGCACGCGCTTTACATATCCCCCGTGATATTCCAAAGGCAGTGGATATTATTGTAAGAGGAGATACCATTCCCGTTGATATTGGCCGGATGAATGAAAAATACTTCATTAATATAGCTGGTGGTGGAAGAATCACAGAATTAACATATGAAGTCCCGAGTAAATTAAAAACAATGATTGGACAACTTGCCTACTACTTAAAAGGAATCGAAATGCTTCCGTCTATTAAAGCGACTCCGCTAACGATTGAATATGACGGTAAAATTTTCGAAGGGGATGCGATGTTATTTCTAATTGGACTAACAAATTCGGTTGGTGGATTTGAAAAGTTAGCTCCTGATTCTTCTATTAATGATGGTCTTTTCTCTCTACTTATTTTAAAGAAAACAAACTTAGCCGAATTTATTCGGGTAGTAACCTTGGCATTAAGAGGAGAACATATGCAGCATCCTAATGTTATTTATACACAAGCGAATCATATAAAGGTGAATTCCCCTGAAAGTGCATTACTTAATTTGGATGGAGAACTAGGTGGAGTACTACCCGCTGAATTTGAAAATCTCTATCGACATCTTGAAGTATTCGTACCTAAAGATAAGATTCGCCCACAAGACCAAATTGACTGATGAGGGACAGGCTCTTTATCAGCGTTGAGATGAGAAGTATAGGAGATTTAGAAGTAATCGGCGATTTCTGATTGTAAAGAACGTGAAATTTGAACCTTTACAATACAGATATATAACCATGATGAAGCGTGAAAAGTGGCATCCAAAAGTCGGAAAAGTCGACTGATTGGATGCCCTTTTTATCTCTCCACTGAATGAAGTTTCACTTTATGGTACAATAAGTTTCAGTTTTGAATTTTGAATGAAATAGGTGAGTAATCGTGGCAAAAATTCAAGCACCTGTAAAGAAGGATGAAATGCTCGATGTCCATATTGAGGATTTAACACATGATGGGAATGGTGTCGCAAAGGTGAAAGGCTATCCACTTTTTATTCCCCATGTTTTACCTGGTGAAAAAGCGCAAGTGAAAGTTGCAAAGTTAAATAAAGGATATGGGTTTGCCCAATTAGTCCAATTAATTGAAAAAAGTATTAACCGGGAGGATCCCCCTTGTCTCATTTATGATGAATGTGGTGGTTGTCAACTTCAGCATTTAAGTTATGAGGGACAGTTAAAAGCGAAGGGAAAACATGTTCATGACGTGATCCAACGTATAGGAAAAATTGAAGATGTGAAGATACATCCTGTTTTAGGAATGGAAGATCCTTGGCGATATCGGAATAAAGCACAAGTACCTGTCGGTGAACGAGAAGGTGGGTTAGTCGCTGGTTTTTACCAAAAGAGAAGTCATGAAATTATTGATATGGAATCATGCCTAATACAACAAGAAAAAAGTGATGAAGTCATTCAAGTGGTAAAAGAGATTTGTAACCGCTATGGGGTCAAACCGTATGAGGAAGGGAAAAATAAAGGAACGCTTCGGCATATAATGGCACGATATGGTCATCAAACAGGTGAAATCATGGTGGTGTTCATTACAAGAACGGAGGATATACCTCATAAGAAAAAAATGATTCAAGAGATCACGGAGCGCATTCAAGGTGTAACTTCAATTATACAAAATATTAATTCGAAGAAAACCAATGTCATCTTAGGAGAGAAAACGAAAGTTCTTTGGGGGCAAGATGTTATTTATGATTATATTGGGAATGTGAAATTCGCTATTTCTGCGCAATCTTTTTATCAAGTGAATCCAAAGCAAACGAAGGTTTTATATGAAAAAGCGCTAGAATATGCAGAGTTGAACGGGGAAGAAACCGTGATTGATGCTTATTGTGGGATTGGCACGATCTCATTATTTTTAGCCCAACAAGCAAAGAAAGTATATGGTGTAGAAATAGTACCAGAAGCAATTGAAGATGCGCGCCGGAATGCACAATTGAATCAGATTACTAATGTAGAATTTGCTGTCGGACAAGCTGAAACGGTTATTCCAAAATGGTATGAACAGGGAATACATGCAGATGTCTTCATCGTTGATCCACCTAGAAAAGGTTGTGATGAAGCTCTACTACAAACGATTTTGCAAATGAAACCGAAAAAAGTCGTCTACGTTTCCTGCAACCCAGCCACCCTCGCTCGCGATTTGCGAATATTAGAAGACGGTGGATACAAAACAAAAGAAATCCAGCCAGTCGATATGTTTCCAATGACCATGCATGTGGAGTGTGTTGCCTTGATGACTAGGGTGGAGAAATAAGGTCCATTCAAAGTACTGATAAATAAAGGATTTCCTGACATTGCATTTTTCGTTTGACTATTTTTAGGAAGATGATGATGCTGGGAAACCCTTTTTTTATTCTTTGAGGAAACATATCTATTACCCTGAAAGTAATAGGGTTGAGTTGACAGTTTAGATCAATTAGTCGGGTTGTGGAGATAGGATTGTTAAAGTAGTACAGTTTTTGCAATGCCAACAGCAAGACTCCACCTCAAATAGTAGATAAAGCAGTTAGACCTATCTTGGATCGCAACGAGGTTTACAGCGGTTGTTATGCAAGAGTATCCCTAAATTTCTACGCTTTTAACTCTAATGGCAATAAGGGTGTAGCTTGTGGTCTTGGAACATCCAGAAGATAAGAGATGGAGAGCCTTTAGGCGGAAGAACCAATGCTGCTGATGATTTCACAACGATTGAAGATGATGATTTTCTAGCATAAAGAATAAATACAGACGAGGTGGTGGAAGTTGTTCTTCTGCCACCTCGTTTGCATTGGAAAGGGCGGTTATACATGAATTCTATTTCTATTGATATTGAAACAT
The window above is part of the Oikeobacillus pervagus genome. Proteins encoded here:
- a CDS encoding thioredoxin family protein yields the protein MELLDWFEKGLSSTEYLSRMETNHENVAYIFRHFRLPTEEGEFIEKLQGEELQVLVLTEDWCGDAMLNVPVLLRLAEQCDIEVRFLYRDENLELMDQYLTNGTSRSIPIFIFMKKDGEEVVAWGPRAEAVQQIVHENRSGLPPKDHPKFEEKQKQVIQSLQKMYLEDKNLWKEVYQSMKSAIAEKIYHG
- a CDS encoding arylamine N-acetyltransferase, coding for MDSVYQYLQLLKLEKEIPSLNYLQRILQHHLLRIPYETFSKFHYFEHLSKGVPSFDSFVSNFAQKGWGGTCFTLNISFARLLRFLGFVCHYIRVHPGHLALMVVIEGRQYYVDVGYGSPIMKPVELAHKPKHVLHGFGEEIIFTHKKDYIFIIDRRSNGKSFVKKEIEWIPLDEEGLKKDIQASYKDEDENITMRRMTAVRFQGNSCYYLRNNVLKVMTYRNIREYHMRYQNQWLRMVNDVFQIDQASLENSIHFLEDRGVFLFEDV
- a CDS encoding diacylglycerol kinase, whose protein sequence is MKRARIIYNPTSGRELFKKHLPDVLQKLEKAGYETSAHATTAEGDATEAARIAVERKYDIVVAAGGDGTLNEVVNGLAEQDYRPKLGVIPMGTTNDFARALHIPRDIPKAVDIIVRGDTIPVDIGRMNEKYFINIAGGGRITELTYEVPSKLKTMIGQLAYYLKGIEMLPSIKATPLTIEYDGKIFEGDAMLFLIGLTNSVGGFEKLAPDSSINDGLFSLLILKKTNLAEFIRVVTLALRGEHMQHPNVIYTQANHIKVNSPESALLNLDGELGGVLPAEFENLYRHLEVFVPKDKIRPQDQID
- the rlmD gene encoding 23S rRNA (uracil(1939)-C(5))-methyltransferase RlmD, which gives rise to MQAPVKKDEMLDVHIEDLTHDGNGVAKVKGYPLFIPHVLPGEKAQVKVAKLNKGYGFAQLVQLIEKSINREDPPCLIYDECGGCQLQHLSYEGQLKAKGKHVHDVIQRIGKIEDVKIHPVLGMEDPWRYRNKAQVPVGEREGGLVAGFYQKRSHEIIDMESCLIQQEKSDEVIQVVKEICNRYGVKPYEEGKNKGTLRHIMARYGHQTGEIMVVFITRTEDIPHKKKMIQEITERIQGVTSIIQNINSKKTNVILGEKTKVLWGQDVIYDYIGNVKFAISAQSFYQVNPKQTKVLYEKALEYAELNGEETVIDAYCGIGTISLFLAQQAKKVYGVEIVPEAIEDARRNAQLNQITNVEFAVGQAETVIPKWYEQGIHADVFIVDPPRKGCDEALLQTILQMKPKKVVYVSCNPATLARDLRILEDGGYKTKEIQPVDMFPMTMHVECVALMTRVEK